Proteins encoded within one genomic window of Humulus lupulus chromosome 1, drHumLupu1.1, whole genome shotgun sequence:
- the LOC133783300 gene encoding guanine nucleotide-binding protein-like NSN1 has product MVKRSKKSKSKRITLKQKHKVIRKVKEHHKKKAKEAKKLGLNRKSKVEKDPGIPNDWPFKEQELKALEARRARAIDEMEQKKVARKERARKRKLGLLEDEEEDDTKLSAIEEEKTGDDASVFGKNRDSSDRAFYKELVKVVEASDVILEVLDARDPLGTRCVDMEKMVMKSGPTKHLVLLLNKIDLVPREAVEKWLNYLREELPAVAFKCSTQEQRSNLGWKSSKAAKTTSSLLQTSDCLGADTLLKLLKNYSRSHDIKRSITVGVIGLPNVGKSSLINSLKRCHVVNVGATPGLTRSMQEVQLDKNVKLLDCPGVVMLKSKENDPSVTLRNCKRIEKLEDPVSPVKEILKLCPAKLLVTLYKIPSFETVDDFLQKVATVRGKLKKGGIVDIESAARIVLHDWNEGKIPYYTMPPVRNQDETTEAKIVTELGKVFSIEEVYNGESSFIGSLKSVDDFIEPVEVPPSNPLKFDEDMVEDDGQRKSTQGEGSSQLADNGEEDEDDQVMKSEENNATGKEAKVKTAKSKQNEMLYTAEGIFNPKLKKAEKKRKKKATKLTQGDSMDDDYDFKVDYKKGASMDVSDAEE; this is encoded by the exons ATGGTGAAGAGGAGTAAAA AGAGTAAGAGTAAGAGAATTACTCTGAAGCAGAAGCACAAGGTCATAAGGAAGGTGAAGGAGCACCATAAGAAGAAGGCTAAGGAGGCCAAGAAGCTCGGATTGAATCGCAAGAGCAAGGTCGAGAAAGATCCTGGTATTCCCAATGACTGGCCTTTTAAGGAACAGGAGCTTAAGGCTCTCGAAGCTCGCCGGGCTCGCGCTATTGATGAAATGGAGCAAAAGAAAGTTGCCCGTAAAGAAAGG GCTCGGAAGAGaaagttgggattgttggaagaTGAGGAGGAAGATGATACCAAGTTGTCTGCAATAGAAGAGGAAAAGACTGGTGACGATGCTTCTGTATTTGGGAAAAACCGGG ATAGCTCAGATAGGGCTTTCTACAAGGAGTTGGTAAAAGTTGTAGAAGCTTCAGATGTCATTTTGGAGGTTCTTGATGCTCGGGATCCATTGGGTACCCGTTGTGTTGATATGGAAAAGATGGTGATGAAATCGGGTCCTACTAAGCATCTTGTGTTGCTGCTGAATAAAATTG ATCTTGTTCCTCGAGAAGCTGTTGAGAAATGGCTCAATTATCTCAGAGAAGAGTTGCCGGCTGTTGCTTTCAAGTGCAGCACTCAAGAGCAGAGATCAAATTTGGGGTGGAAATCTTCCAAGGCAGCTAAAACTACTAGTAGTCTTCTTCAGACAAGTGATTGTCTTGGAGCTGATACTCTCCTTAAATTGTTAAAAAATTACTCAAGAAGTCACGAT ATCAAAAGATCTATTACGGTGGGTGTAATTGGCTTGCCAAATGTTGGTAAGAGTAGTTTGATTAACAGTTTGAAGAGATGCCATGTTGTCAATGTTGGTGCCACTCCAGGATTGACTAGATCAATGCAAGAGGTTCAGCTAGACAAGAATGTTAAATTGTTGGATTGTCCTGGTGTTGTTATGCTTAAATCTAAAGAAAATGATCCATCCGTAACACTTCGAAACTGCAAAAGAATTGAGAAGTTAGAGGACCCGGTTAGTCCAG TGAAGGAAATTCTCAAGCTTTGTCCGGCCAAACTGTTGGTAACTCTATACAAAATTCCAAGCTTTGAGACAGTAGACGACTTTCTACAGAAGGTGGCCACTGTCAGGGGTAAGCTAAAAAAGGGTGGTATTGTAGATATTGAATCTGCCGCAAGAATTGTTCTACATGACTGGAATGAGG gCAAGATTCCGTACTACACCATGCCCCCAGTTAGGAACCAAGATGAAACTACTGAAGCAAAGATTGTTACAGAACTTGGCAAAGTGTTTAGTATTGAAGAAGTATACAATGGAGAATCTTCGTTCATCGGAAGCCTCAAATCTGTTGATGATTTCATCGAACCTGTTGAGGTCCCCCCAAGCAATCCACTTAAATTTGATGAAGACATGGTAGAG GATGATGGTCAACGAAAGTCAACTCAAGGTGAAGGAAGTTCTCAGTTGGCTGATAATGGTGAAGAAGATGAGGATGACCAGGTGATGAAATCTGAAGAAAATAATGCAACAGGCAAGGAGGCCAAGGTAAAAACAGCTAAAAGCAAGCAAAATGAGATGTTATACACTGCAGAGGGTATTTTCAATCCCAAGTTGAAGAAagcagaaaagaagagaaagaaaaaagcCACTAAACTAACCCAAGGAGATTCAATGGATGACGATTATGACTTCAAGGTGGATTACAAGAAGGGAGCTTCTATGGATGTCAGTGATGCCGAGgaataa
- the LOC133783304 gene encoding uncharacterized protein At4g13200, chloroplastic yields MSSGFAASASASGPIVSYLPSKSKTHSSYTYTSSFFNPGTISSSDFKLRGVRFSRTKETQIKKGVCNSSTRPGGPGSGDNESRSVLDAFFLGKALAEALNERIESTVGEFLSTIGRLQSEQQKQVQEFQEDVLERARRAKEKAAREAMETQGLISRSVTVGTTTVNNGITSGTSSLTSNDVSPIDQPFSADSTPSAADMERDITNQNPVSRLSNED; encoded by the exons ATGAGTAGTGGCTTTGCAGCTTCAGCTTCAGCTTCCGGACCCATCGTTTCTTACTTGCCATCTAAATCCAAAACTCACAGTAGCTACACCTACACATCGAGCTTCTTCAATCCTGGTACTATATCCTCCTCAGATTTCAAGCTCAGAGGCGTTAGATTTTCCAGAACAAAGGAAACCCAGATAAAAAAAGGAGTTTGTAATAGTAGCACGAGACCCGGGGGTCCTGGTTCTG GTGATAATGAAAGCAGAAGTGTTCTTGATGCATTTTTCTTGGGAAAAGCTCTAGCAGAAGCCTTAAACGAGCGCATTGAGTCAACAGTTGGGGAGTTTTTGAGTACAATTGGTCGACTGCAATCTGAGCAACAAAAGCAAGTACAGGAGTTCCAA GAAGATGTATTGGAAAGAGCTAGAAGAGCCAAAGAGAAAGCAGCAAGGGAAGCCATGGAGACTCAAGGACTGATTTCCAGGTCTGTTACAGTAGGGACCACAACAGTTAATAATGGGATTACCTCAGGTACCTCTTCCTTAACTAGCAATGATGTAAGTCCAATAGATCAACCATTTTCGGCTGACTCTACTCCCTCAGCTGCTGATATGGAACGAGATATTACCAATCAAAATCCAGTTTCAAGGTTATCAAATGAAGACTGA
- the LOC133783323 gene encoding vesicle-associated membrane protein 722: MGQQSLIYSFVARGTVVLAEYTEFTGNFTSIASQCLQKLPATNNKFTYNCDGHTFNYLVDEGFTYCVVAVEAIGRQIPIAFLERVKEDFTKRYGGGKAATAVANSLNKEFGSKLKEHMQYCVDHPDEINKLAKVKAQVSEVKGVMMENIEKVLDRGEKIELLVDKTENLRSQAQDFRQQGTQVRRKMWLQNMKIKLIVLGILIALILIIVLSVCGGFNC; encoded by the exons ATGGGGCAGCAATCGTTGATCTACAGCTTCGTCGCGCGTGGGACGGTGGTCCTCGCCGAGTACACCGAATTTACAGGCAACTTCACCAGCATAGCTTCGCAGTGCCTTCAAAAACTCCCGGCCACCAATAACAAGTTCACCTACAACTGCGATGGACACACCTTCAATTACCTCGTCGACGAAGGATTCA CTTACTGCGTGGTTGCTGTAGAGGCTATTGGTCGACAGATTCCAATTGCGTTCCTTGAGCGAGTCAAGGAGGATTTTACCAAGAGATATGGTGGAGGCAAAGCTGCAACAGCAGTTGCTAATAGCCTGAACAAGGAGTTTGG ATCCAAATTAAAGGAGCACATGCAATATTGTGTGGATCATCCGGACGAGATCAACAAGCTTGCTAAAGTAAAAGCTCAGGTCTCAGAAGTTAAAGGTGTTATGATGGAAAATATTGAAAAG GTCCTGGACCGGGGAGAGAAAATCGAACTTCTGGTTGATAAAACAGAGAACCTTCGCTCTCAG GCGCAAGATTTCAGGCAGCAGGGGACCCAAGTGAGGAGGAAGATGTGGTTGCAGAACATGAAGATAAAGCTAATAGTTTTGGGAATCTTAATTGCACTGATTCTCATAATTGTTCTCTCTGTTTGTGGAGGCTTCAATTGTTGA
- the LOC133783312 gene encoding pantoate--beta-alanine ligase: protein MATKEPEVITDKHEMRKWSRAMRSQGKTIGFVPTMGYLHEGHITLVREAHNHSDLIVVSIYVNPGQFSPTEDLSTYPSDFRGDIEKLMAIPGGVDVVFHPHNLYDYGPNLSGDNGFESKGGKLKGAGVVSCVEDSGFGHETWVRVENLEKGMCGESRPVFFRGVATVVTKLFNIVEPDVAMFGKKDYQQWRVIQRLVRDLDFSIKVIGSEIVRHNDGLAMSSRNVHLSPEQRQQALSINRSLLRARIAAEKGHVNCQELRDLVTKAIQEAGGKVDYAEIVDQESLRAVEEITSPVVFCVAAWFGKVRLIDNMEICLRNGDL from the exons ATGGCTACAAAGGAACCAGAGGTAATAACCGATAAACATGAGATGAGGAAATGGTCGAGAGCCATGAGATCCCAAGGCAAAACCATTGGCTTCGTACCCACAATGGGTTATCTCCACGAGGGTCACATAACGCTAGTGAGAGAAGCTCACAACCACTCTGATCTCATAGTGGTCTCGATATATGTAAACCCAGGTCAGTTTTCTCCCACCGAGGATCTTTCCACATACCCTTCTGATTTTCGTGGTGATATCGAGAAGCTCATGGCTATTCCCGGTGGGGTTGATGTCGTTTTTCACCCTCATAATCTATACGACTATGGACCAAATCTGAGTGGTGATAATGGGTTTGAGAGTAAAGGGGGAAAACTGAAAGGAGCTGGAGTGGTTTCATGCGTAGAAGATAGTGGCTTTGGGCATGAGACTTGGGTCAGAGTTGAAAATTTGGAAAAGGGTATGTGTGGGGAGAGTAGGCCTGTTTTCTTTCGAGGGGTTGCCACTGTAGTAACCAAGTTGTTTAATATAGTGGAGCCAGATGTAGCTATGTTTGGGAAGAAAGATTATCAACAATGGCGAGTTATTCAGCGGTTG GTTCGAGATCTTGATTTTTCCATTAAAGTGATAGGTTCTGAAATAGTTCGTCATAATGATGGCCTCGCAATGAGTTCACGCAATGTTCACCTCTCACCTGAACAAAGACAACAG GCATTGTCAATAAACAGGTCCTTGTTAAGAGCTAGAATTGCTGCAGAAAAGGGTCACGTTAATTGTCAAGAGTTGAGAGATTTGGTCACCAAAGCAATCCAAGAAGCTGGTGGAAAAGTTGATTATgctgag ATTGTCGACCAAGAAAGTCTAAGGGCTGTGGAAGAAATCACAAGTCCTGTTGTGTTCTGCGTTGCTGCGTGGTTTGGGAAAGTCAGATTGATAGACAACATGGAGATCTGCTTACGAAATGGTGATCTATAG
- the LOC133783327 gene encoding protein SULFUR DEFICIENCY-INDUCED 1, which produces MEENSYLKMMVMSNNNGGKGNKIDDLYHVIHKVPSGDSPYVRAKHAQLVEKDPEAAVVLFWAAINAGDRVDSALKDMAVVMKQLNRSEEAIQAVKSFRGLCSKQAQDSLDNVLLDLFKKCGKVEEQIELLKRKLRLIYQGEAFHGRPTKTARSHGKRFQVSVKQEITRLLGNLGWAYMQKSSFMMAEVVYRKAQMIDPDSNKACNLGLCLIKQGRYNDASLVLEDILQGRLPGSEDSKSQKRAQELLIDLESRKYLTTPSPLDLLGLDDDFVNGLEQLMNEKGPFRSKRLPIFEEISPFRDQLAC; this is translated from the exons ATGGAAGAAAATAGTTATCTGAAGATGATGGTGATGAGCAATAACAATGGTGGCAAAGGGAATAAGATAGATGATCTTTATCATGTGATTCACAAGGTTCCTTCTGGTGATTCTCCTTATGTTAGAGCCAAACATGCTCag CTAGTCGAAAAGGATCCAGAAGCAGCAGTAGTGTTGTTTTGGGCAGCCATAAACGCAGGAGATCGAGTAGACAGTGCCCTAAAAGACATGGCAGTTGTGATGAAACAACTCAATCGATCCGAAGAGGCCATTCAAGCTGTCAAATCATTTAGAGGTCTGTGCTCCAAACAAGCCCAGGATTCACTTGATAACGTTCTCTTAGATCTATTCAAG AAATGTGGGAAAGTTGAGGAGCAAATTGAGTTGCTGAAGAGAAAGCTGAGGTTGATCTATCAAGGCGAGGCCTTCCATGGAAGACCTACCAAGACAGCTCGATCCCATGGCAAGAGATTCCAGGTTTCTGTTAAGCAAGAAATCACGAGATTATTG GGGAATTTGGGCTGGGCCTATATGCAAAAGTCGAGCTTTATGATGGCTGAAGTCGTGTATAGAAAAGCCCAAATGATTGATCCAGACTCAAATAAGGCCTGCAATTTGGGCCTTTGCCTAATCAAACAAGGCCGATATAACGATGCTAGTTTGGTTCTAGAAGATATATTACAAGGTAGGCTTCCGGGCTCTGAAGATTCAAAGTCACAAAAAAGGGCCCAAGAATTGCTAATCGATCTCGAGTCAAGAAAATATTTAACCACACCTTCACCTTTAGATCTATTGGGCCTTGATGATGATTTTGTCAATGGGCTTGAGCAGTTGATGAATGAGAAAGGCCCATTTAGATCTAAGAGACTTCCCATCTTTGAAGAGATAAGTCCATTTAGAGATCAATTGGCTtgttaa
- the LOC133783334 gene encoding uncharacterized protein LOC133783334 — protein MDRYQRVEKPKPESPINENEIRITTQGVIRNYISYATTLLQEKRVKEIVLKAMGQAISKTVAISEIIKSRIPRLHQDTAISSVSITDVWEPIEEGLVPVEMTRHVSMISITLSTKELDKSSPGYQEPYQVDQSKPQPNYQQQLQQPKQPRVQYNAGNEESYNRGRGRGRGRGRGWNRGGYGGNYQGGYGGNYQGGGYGNYQGGYGNYQDNGGYSNRGRGGGRGRNWGYRGTGTYERGTGSGYERGTGSGYERGAGYERSTGYERGAGYEKGTGYERGRGGGGGGRGYGRGRGRMGGRSRGGGGGGSGGGGGNQV, from the exons ATGGATAGGTATCAGAGGGTTGAGAAGCCCAAGCCCGAATCGCCAATCAATGAGAACGAAATCCGAATCACAACTCAGGGTGTTATCAGAAACTATATCAGCTATGCGACCACTCTTCTCCAG GAGAAACGAGTAAAAGAGATTGTACTGAAAGCGATGGGACAGGCAATCAGCAAGACGGTTGCCATTTCAGAGATTATAAAG AGCAGAATCCCAAGGTTGCATCAAGACACTGCTATCAGCTCAGTGAGCATAACTGATGTATGGGAACCTATTGAAGAGGGTCTTGTGCC TGTGGAGATGACTCGTCATGTCTCGATGATTTCAATTACTCTATCTACTAAGGAGCTTGACAAATCCTCTCCTGG CTACCAAGAGCCTTACCAAGTGGATCAATCTAAACCACAGCCCAACTATCAGCAGCAATTGCAACAACCTAAGCAACCTCGTGTTCAATATAATGCTGGAAATGAAG AATCATATAACCGAGGGCGGGGCCGTGGTAGAGGACGAGGGAGGGGTTGGAATAGGGGCGGGTATGGTGGAAACTATCAGGGTGGGTATGGTGGAAATTATCAAGGTGGTGGATATGGAAATTATCAAGGAGGTTATGGAAACTACCAAG ACAATGGTGGATATTCAAATCGGGGTAGAGGTGGTGGACGAGGTAGGAATTGGGGTTATCGTG GTACAGGTACATATGAAAGAGGTACAGGTTCTGGATATGAGAGGGGTACAGGTTCTGGATATGAAAGAGGTGCAGGATATGAAAGAAGTACAGGATACGAAAGAGGTGCAGGTTACGAAAAGGGTACAGGATATGAAAGAGGAAGGGGTGGAGGTGGAGGGGGAAGAGGGTATGGCCGTGGCCGAGGACGGATGGGTGGCCGCTCAAGGGGGGGCGGTGGCGGGGGcagtggcggtggcggtggcaaCCAGGTGTAA